In a single window of the Jaculus jaculus isolate mJacJac1 chromosome 9, mJacJac1.mat.Y.cur, whole genome shotgun sequence genome:
- the LOC101617442 gene encoding low molecular weight phosphotyrosine protein phosphatase-like gives MGSYDQCRRAQDRATVQFSVVFSILHSPCGNICRSPIAEAVFRKLVTNANVSDNWAIDSGAVSDWHVGRAPDPRAMSCLRNHGISTAHKARQVTKEDFATFDYILCMDQSNLRDLNRKSNQVKNYKAKIELLGSYGPQKQIIKDPYYGNDSDFKLVCQQCLRCCRAFLEKTS, from the exons ATGGGCAGCTATGACCAGTGCAGAAGGGCGCAGGACAGAGCAACTGTCCAATTCTCTGTGGTGTTCTCCATCCTGCACAGTCCCTGTG GTAACATTTGCCGGTCACCTATTGCAGAAGCAGTTTTCAGAAAACTAGTAACCAATGCAAATGTTTCAGATAAC TGGGCCATTGACAGCGGCGCTGTTTCTGACTGGCACGTGGGCCGGGCCCCGGACCCAAGAGCTATGAGCTGCCTAAGAAATCATGGCATTAGCACAGCCCATAAGGCAAGACAGGTTACCAAAGAAGACTTTGCCACATTTGATTATATACTGTGTATGGATCAAAGCAATCTGAGAGATTTGAATAGAAAAAGTAATCAAGTTAAAAACTACAAAGCTAAAATTGAGCTACTTGGGAGCTATGGTCCACAGAAACAAATCATTAAAGATCCCTATTATGGCAACGACTCAGACTTTAAGCTGGTGTGCCAGCAGTGCCTCAGATGCTGCCGGGCCTTCCTGGAGAAGACCTCCTAG